A genomic stretch from Methylorubrum extorquens includes:
- the ureB gene encoding urease beta subunit (Evidence 2a : Function from experimental evidences in other organisms; Product type e : enzyme) codes for MSPPQKKAPVGGIIFGSGDIEINAGYPTTAIKVRNTGDRPIQVGSHYHFFEVNASLEFDREQAFGKRLNIPATTALRFEPGDEKEVSLVPYQGKQRVLGFNGLVDGWVGDETYDDYRPRLSDALDRVNRYGFKNKP; via the coding sequence ATGAGTCCTCCCCAGAAGAAGGCGCCCGTCGGCGGAATTATTTTCGGATCAGGGGATATCGAGATCAATGCCGGATATCCGACCACAGCGATCAAGGTCCGAAACACGGGTGACCGCCCAATCCAAGTCGGATCGCACTACCATTTCTTCGAGGTGAACGCCTCGCTCGAGTTCGATCGCGAGCAAGCCTTCGGCAAGCGTCTCAACATCCCGGCCACGACCGCTCTGCGGTTCGAGCCCGGAGACGAGAAGGAGGTCTCGCTCGTTCCCTATCAGGGCAAGCAGCGGGTGCTCGGCTTCAATGGCCTCGTCGACGGCTGGGTCGGCGACGAAACCTACGACGATTACCGCCCACGGCTGTCGGACGCGTTGGATCGCGTG
- a CDS encoding protein of unknown function (Evidence 5 : Unknown function), whose amino-acid sequence MTHNMEASTNIPVKRPSTIGINFSDIQHIGYIGPSEKILKRNINGTRVATRQC is encoded by the coding sequence TTGACCCATAATATGGAAGCATCTACCAATATTCCCGTAAAACGCCCCTCCACGATCGGCATCAACTTTAGCGATATCCAGCACATCGGCTACATTGGCCCCTCTGAGAAAATATTGAAGCGCAACATCAACGGAACCCGAGTCGCGACGCGCCAGTGCTAA
- a CDS encoding protein of unknown function (Evidence 5 : Unknown function) → MPYVSLILGYIFSEFSINQAGRLNVTYQR, encoded by the coding sequence TTGCCTTATGTATCCTTGATTCTCGGTTATATTTTCTCTGAATTCAGTATCAATCAAGCTGGCCGACTTAACGTAACATATCAACGCTGA
- a CDS encoding periplasmic binding protein associated to improved cobalt uptake (modular protein), translated as MRRTVILTALLALTAPAAAHDLWLDPAGNGVQILYGHPHEPELPSAGKLMSLTAYEPSGAVALNAKLQTGAMPALKAAHQGDALFAASYDNGYWVRLPDGSYRNASKRMLPQADKSLWSVKFAKAVSGPTAPWDKIVGQPLEIVPLEEPTAASGQIRVRVLFEGRPLDGASVVATDGVNFKSEADQARATTDAQGVAVVSLRSAGPQVLGVAHRVSPLADAGAGRRGQLRRDLRLHGHRSEVQLSARLDGEQAASALKAFAASIEVQDEERHRLLARRGDGLRRRSR; from the coding sequence ATGAGACGAACCGTCATCCTCACCGCGCTGCTCGCCCTCACCGCACCGGCCGCCGCCCACGACCTCTGGCTCGACCCGGCCGGCAACGGCGTACAGATTCTCTACGGGCATCCCCACGAGCCGGAACTGCCGAGTGCTGGCAAGCTGATGAGCCTGACCGCCTACGAGCCGTCCGGCGCGGTGGCCCTGAATGCCAAGCTGCAGACCGGCGCAATGCCCGCGCTCAAAGCCGCGCATCAGGGCGACGCACTGTTCGCCGCGTCCTACGACAACGGCTACTGGGTGCGCCTGCCCGACGGCAGCTACCGCAACGCCAGCAAGCGGATGCTGCCGCAGGCCGACAAGAGCCTCTGGTCGGTGAAGTTCGCCAAGGCCGTATCCGGCCCGACGGCCCCGTGGGACAAGATCGTCGGCCAACCGCTGGAGATCGTCCCGCTGGAGGAGCCGACCGCAGCCTCGGGCCAGATCCGGGTGCGGGTGCTGTTCGAGGGCCGTCCGCTCGACGGCGCCAGCGTGGTCGCCACCGACGGCGTGAACTTCAAGAGCGAGGCGGATCAGGCCCGCGCCACGACGGATGCTCAGGGCGTGGCGGTCGTCTCGCTGCGCAGTGCCGGCCCGCAGGTGCTCGGCGTCGCTCACCGCGTCAGCCCCCTCGCAGACGCCGGCGCTGGCCGACGCGGACAGCTACGGCGCGACCTTCGCCTTCACGGTCACCGATCCGAAGTCCAACTGAGCGCGAGGCTCGATGGAGAGCAGGCGGCATCGGCTCTCAAAGCCTTCGCCGCCTCGATCGAGGTCCAAGACGAAGAACGGCATCGCTTGCTCGCGCGACGAGGTGACGGCTTACGTCGTCGCTCCCGATGA
- a CDS encoding conserved protein of unknown function (Evidence 4 : Unknown function but conserved in other organisms): MVGRRTVAACAPPICCRASQRPMAPTRPAIRWHSGRHSTWFTTLPKERNPVTALTNEVDEVALQCVINKTTQDGILWLPSGLLYRTKPNISGELALVVRGAAGREATTLLRLFGGRTAGITGRRKPALDWWHQFSDLRLTLQCARGYPDLWGLGQSAEPLRLRRSDQSRFQPGNGRFHASDINIAARSCRHESRLCCDSGVTDGLLGTEG, encoded by the coding sequence ATGGTGGGAAGGCGAACGGTTGCGGCCTGTGCACCACCAATCTGCTGTCGAGCATCACAGCGGCCAATGGCACCAACACGACCGGCTATACGCTGGCACAGTGGCAGGCATTCTACTTGGTTTACAACGCTACCAAAGGAGCGCAACCCGGTCACAGCCCTCACCAACGAGGTGGACGAGGTCGCGCTTCAGTGCGTCATCAACAAGACGACGCAGGACGGGATCCTCTGGCTGCCGAGCGGCCTTCTCTACCGGACTAAGCCCAACATCAGCGGGGAACTCGCGCTTGTCGTGCGCGGCGCCGCTGGGCGTGAAGCGACGACGCTCCTCAGACTGTTCGGGGGCAGGACGGCTGGCATCACGGGACGGCGGAAACCGGCTCTGGATTGGTGGCACCAATTCTCTGATCTACGGCTCACGCTTCAGTGTGCACGGGGCTACCCTGACTTGTGGGGGCTTGGGCAATCAGCAGAACCCCTTCGTCTGCGGCGCAGCGATCAAAGCCGCTTCCAGCCCGGCAACGGCCGGTTTCACGCTTCCGACATCAACATCGCCGCGAGGAGCTGTCGCCATGAGTCGCGGCTTTGCTGTGACAGCGGCGTGACAGACGGACTTTTGGGGACTGAGGGCTAA
- the icuA gene encoding TonB-dependent outer membrane transporter associated to improved cobalt uptake (Evidence 2a : Function from experimental evidences in other organisms; PubMedId : 19763169; Product type t : transporter), whose protein sequence is MSPLLTRLLASASALGVSTLPSHALDPTAIELEELQVTAQGGSANSVAAVAGPAANLKTQISSSVLALPGNSTVIDAAEIARLPVQSYGDLFRPVAGFDVSNYGQGGVGYGIALRGFSDAEHGRDVAVFIDGVPINEVSSIHTPNYVDLNPLIPETIRSISIVRGPFSVEAGDANLGGSIYIETKRAEPFSTVGASGGSFGTGRGLATFSQFGPGIQPFLAYEGYGTGGYRENGDLGRYNAFNKVTIPLDLGSSLSLRVQIYGTGFGQPGYLERDRVRAGLVSPRAATNITDGGGKTLQTFVANYINGGPDDELSALLYASHDVFSRFSDFGAGQRGQVEERETVGGRIRKVWTTSLFDALPTQVLVGGDWRSDALDVNTGPSVARTFTARTLDLDLSQHNLAAYAQVQVKPAPWLKLTGGARFDQFFYDVRNNLDPALSPKVSPNVVSPKGGAALTPFDWLELFANYGQGFRSPSASSELTNNPRLTPLTVESTEGGGRLVFDRFSLLGTVFFTNIANEVFQPAPGLPVQNLGKSRRDGFEIEAKVLAYREGLDRVALFANYSGVSARLLNGVPSIFIPNVPAYLATVGAEFDVAAPAALLPGGRLTGAAYLSYIGAKPLTEDGVLHSSPYPRVSGRIAYVHQSGWTTYGQATWYPGDRTSESIFNFGSSVSASVAEIFTSPQPRLTLLAGITSSFATGAPLR, encoded by the coding sequence ATGTCGCCGCTTTTGACGCGCCTGCTTGCATCGGCCAGCGCACTCGGCGTGAGTACGCTTCCGAGCCATGCGCTCGATCCGACCGCGATTGAGCTGGAGGAATTGCAGGTCACCGCGCAGGGCGGTTCCGCAAATTCCGTTGCGGCGGTTGCGGGGCCGGCCGCGAACCTGAAGACCCAGATCTCATCGTCGGTCCTGGCTCTCCCAGGCAACAGCACGGTGATCGATGCCGCGGAGATCGCTCGCCTGCCGGTGCAAAGCTACGGCGACCTCTTCCGCCCCGTGGCCGGCTTCGATGTCTCGAATTACGGCCAGGGCGGCGTCGGATACGGCATCGCCCTGCGCGGCTTCAGCGATGCCGAGCATGGCCGCGACGTCGCGGTCTTCATCGACGGGGTGCCGATCAACGAGGTCTCCTCGATCCACACCCCGAACTACGTCGATCTCAATCCGCTGATCCCGGAGACCATCCGCTCCATCAGCATCGTGCGCGGCCCCTTCTCGGTCGAAGCGGGCGACGCCAATCTCGGCGGCTCGATCTACATCGAGACCAAGCGGGCCGAGCCCTTCTCGACCGTCGGCGCATCGGGCGGCTCGTTCGGCACGGGGCGGGGGCTTGCCACCTTCAGCCAGTTCGGCCCGGGGATCCAGCCCTTCCTCGCCTACGAAGGCTACGGCACCGGGGGCTATCGCGAGAACGGCGATCTCGGGCGCTACAACGCCTTCAACAAGGTCACCATCCCCCTCGATCTCGGCTCCAGCCTGTCGCTGCGGGTGCAGATCTACGGCACCGGCTTCGGGCAGCCGGGCTACCTGGAGCGCGACCGCGTGCGCGCCGGTCTCGTCTCACCGCGGGCCGCGACCAACATCACCGATGGCGGCGGCAAGACCCTGCAGACCTTCGTGGCCAACTACATCAACGGTGGGCCGGACGACGAGCTGTCGGCGCTTCTCTACGCCAGCCACGACGTGTTCAGCCGCTTCTCGGATTTCGGCGCCGGCCAGCGCGGGCAGGTCGAGGAACGGGAGACCGTGGGCGGCCGCATCCGCAAGGTCTGGACGACGAGCCTGTTCGACGCGCTCCCGACCCAAGTCCTCGTCGGCGGCGATTGGCGGAGCGACGCGCTCGACGTGAACACCGGCCCCTCGGTCGCGCGCACGTTCACCGCACGCACCCTCGATCTCGATCTCTCGCAGCACAACCTCGCGGCCTACGCGCAGGTGCAGGTCAAGCCGGCGCCCTGGCTGAAGCTGACCGGCGGCGCCCGCTTCGACCAGTTCTTCTACGACGTGCGCAACAATCTCGACCCGGCCCTGTCGCCCAAGGTCAGCCCCAACGTGGTCTCCCCCAAGGGCGGGGCGGCGCTCACGCCCTTCGACTGGCTGGAGCTGTTCGCCAATTACGGCCAGGGCTTCCGCAGCCCCTCCGCTTCGAGCGAATTGACGAACAATCCCCGCCTCACTCCGCTGACCGTCGAGAGTACGGAGGGCGGCGGCCGCCTCGTGTTCGACCGGTTCAGTCTCCTCGGCACGGTGTTCTTCACCAACATCGCCAACGAGGTCTTCCAGCCTGCACCCGGCCTGCCCGTGCAGAACCTGGGCAAGTCCCGCCGCGACGGCTTCGAAATCGAGGCGAAGGTGCTGGCCTATCGTGAAGGCCTCGACCGCGTGGCGTTGTTCGCCAACTATTCGGGCGTCTCGGCCCGACTGCTCAACGGCGTGCCATCCATCTTCATCCCCAACGTGCCGGCGTATCTTGCCACCGTCGGCGCCGAATTCGACGTCGCCGCGCCGGCCGCCCTGTTGCCCGGCGGGCGCCTGACGGGTGCAGCCTACCTGTCCTACATCGGTGCCAAGCCGTTGACCGAGGACGGCGTGTTGCATTCCTCGCCCTATCCGCGCGTCAGCGGCCGGATCGCCTACGTCCACCAGAGCGGCTGGACGACCTACGGGCAGGCGACTTGGTATCCCGGCGACCGCACGAGCGAGAGCATCTTCAACTTCGGCTCATCGGTCTCTGCCTCGGTCGCCGAGATCTTCACCAGCCCGCAGCCGCGCCTGACGCTGCTGGCCGGCATCACCTCCAGCTTTGCAACAGGAGCACCTCTTCGATGA
- a CDS encoding protein of unknown function; putative membrane protein (Evidence 5 : Unknown function) encodes MQAEDSACRAEDETAAAPVRRVDRDTSRIRLLGAQFTRLRKRLPLRRRFVGGFAHGVISAVAAIAAYLPTHLLGLREGFWAAITAVAVAHTEFDTTRSTARDQLTGALIGGAAGLGAYLSLGPSLPTYASAVLLATLACWLVNVSSACRIASITATIILLVPHVGPVERMAGSRVLEVGWGVCVAVATVWIVTRLNRGIGIKL; translated from the coding sequence ATGCAGGCCGAAGACTCGGCATGCCGTGCCGAGGACGAGACCGCCGCGGCGCCGGTGCGCCGGGTCGACCGCGACACCAGCCGAATCCGCTTGCTCGGCGCGCAGTTCACCCGCCTGCGCAAGCGCCTGCCCCTACGCCGCCGTTTCGTCGGCGGCTTCGCCCACGGCGTCATCTCCGCGGTCGCCGCCATCGCCGCATACCTGCCGACCCATCTGCTCGGCCTGCGTGAGGGCTTCTGGGCGGCGATCACAGCGGTCGCCGTCGCCCATACCGAGTTCGACACCACTCGCTCCACCGCCCGCGACCAACTCACGGGCGCTTTGATCGGCGGAGCCGCCGGTCTCGGTGCCTACCTCTCGCTCGGCCCCTCCCTGCCGACCTACGCATCGGCTGTCCTGCTCGCGACCCTTGCCTGTTGGCTCGTCAATGTCTCGAGTGCGTGCCGTATCGCGAGCATCACCGCCACGATTATTCTGCTCGTGCCCCATGTCGGGCCGGTGGAGCGCATGGCCGGGTCGCGGGTGCTGGAAGTCGGCTGGGGCGTTTGCGTGGCCGTGGCGACGGTCTGGATCGTCACCCGCCTGAACCGTGGGATTGGAATCAAGCTCTGA
- the ureA gene encoding urease gamma subunit (Evidence 2a : Function from experimental evidences in other organisms; Product type e : enzyme) — translation MHFTQRETDKLLIYMLAQVAQRRRDQGLKLNHPETVSLISVAALDGARAGKTVEEVMELAGKTITRDDVMDGVAEMIPYVQVEAVFTDGSRLITVHAPIK, via the coding sequence ATGCACTTTACTCAACGCGAAACTGACAAGCTGCTGATCTATATGCTCGCCCAGGTCGCGCAGCGCCGCAGGGACCAGGGGCTCAAGCTCAACCATCCGGAAACCGTCTCCCTCATCTCCGTCGCCGCCCTGGACGGCGCCCGCGCCGGCAAGACGGTGGAAGAAGTGATGGAACTCGCAGGCAAAACCATCACGCGCGACGACGTCATGGACGGGGTCGCGGAGATGATTCCCTACGTGCAGGTCGAAGCGGTGTTCACGGACGGCTCGCGCCTCATCACGGTGCATGCTCCCATCAAGTAA
- a CDS encoding protein of unknown function (Evidence 5 : Unknown function), which produces MAIRLRPASPIACLAAWRTSCPARLPFRASLPLKDIAEFYAYGGKANGCGLCTTNLLSSITAANGTNTTGYTLAQWQAFYLVYNATKGAQPGHSPHQRGGRGRASVRHQQDDAGRDPLAAERPSLPD; this is translated from the coding sequence GTGGCTATCCGGCTTCGACCCGCATCACCGATCGCCTGCTTGGCAGCTTGGCGAACAAGCTGCCCGGCTCGCCTTCCATTCAGAGCGTCACTGCCTCTGAAAGACATCGCCGAGTTCTACGCCTATGGTGGGAAGGCGAACGGTTGCGGCCTGTGCACCACCAATCTGCTGTCGAGCATCACAGCGGCCAATGGCACCAACACGACCGGCTATACGCTGGCACAGTGGCAGGCATTCTACTTGGTTTACAACGCTACCAAAGGAGCGCAACCCGGTCACAGCCCTCACCAACGAGGTGGACGAGGTCGCGCTTCAGTGCGTCATCAACAAGACGACGCAGGACGGGATCCTCTGGCTGCCGAGCGGCCTTCTCTACCGGACTAA
- a CDS encoding protein of unknown function (Evidence 5 : Unknown function), with product MPGPPASAGSAKTASDMPARRQTCTVVAFVCLIFKKLALLTAD from the coding sequence TTGCCTGGGCCACCGGCTTCCGCCGGCTCGGCAAAGACTGCGAGCGATATGCCAGCGCGCCGGCAGACCTGCACCGTCGTTGCCTTCGTCTGCCTCATATTCAAAAAACTTGCTCTACTTACAGCCGATTAA